TCCTGAGTAGGGGGGCTccttgtggctcttcagatgctgctgggttCTAGTTCTCgacttctctgaatattgcccCTAATGACTGTGGCTGATGGGGATTAAAGTCAAGCAGCAACTGGAGGGCAACTGGAGGTTCCCACCCTGGGAAGGTACACTGGGAATTGAAAACAGGCTAACTAGCCACAGCTCCCCCTTTTCTTTGGTTTGACTGTAATCCCTTCTAGTTTCCTGTGCCTGTTGATGAGGGAGCCTTCAGAGTTCTTAGCAGGTGGAGTGAGGTTGCTCTTGAGTGATGATGTGTAGTTCCAAGAAACCAGTCTGAATATGGAAACTATACCCTATATATTTTCTTTACCTCACAGGTGGCAATGTTCTTGCCTTGGACACATGGGGAGCAGAAGCCGGTCCGCATATGCAGGCCTTACACTTCAGTTTTGCTCTGGGTGCTTTTGTGGCTCCCATCCTGGCCAAGATGGCACTAGGTGGCTCCACTATTGATTCTCCAGTTCTGTTGGGTGGTCATGTTGACAACCAGTCTGTCGTGAATTCTCTTCCTGCTGCTACACCAGTCCTGAAGCTGCATTTAAGCTTGAACTTTATGTGGTCTTATGTTGTTATAGGCAGTTATCTTTTGCTTGTTGCATTGTTTTTCCTTGTTTTGTGTTTGAAGAGCAGTCCTGTCCGCGACAGGACAAAGTTTTCCACACAGAAATACCAGATTGCTAAATACCACCGTGCCGTCATATGTCTCCTCTCTGTGTTCTTTTTCTGGTATGTAGGGGCAGAGGTCACTTATGGTTCTTACATTTTTACCTATGCAAAAACCTTCGCTGCCATGAAGGAACGGGAAGCAGCTGGGTTGAATTCCCTCTTTTGGGGATCGTTTGCAGCTTGCAGGGGACTGGCAATCTGTTTTGCTGTTTGCGCTTACCCTGGAACTATGATCCTTCTGAGTGTCATAGGCTCCACTCTGTCATGCCTATTCCTGGCACTGTTCAGTACATACCCAATCTCTCTCTGGCTTGGCACTGCAGTGTATGGAGCGTCCATGGCGACTATCTTCCCTAGCGGCATTTCCTGGATTGAGCAGTATACAACCATCCAAGGGAAATCTGCAGCATTATTTGTAATGGGTGCAGCTCTGGGGGAAATGTGTATTCCTGCAGTGGTTGGCTTCCTTCAAGGACACTTTCCTGCTATCCCTGTGCTCATGTATTCTGCGTTGGGAGCAGCAGCCATGACATCAGTGCTGTTCCCTGTGATGTATAAATTAGCTACATCACCCTGTGATGCTAAACTGAAGGATGCTGGAGATGGTGAGCTTCAGGAAGCCTTATTGTCCCATTCTCACCTtgaggataatgatgatgatgacgacgatggcAGAGAATGGAATGAAGTAGACTTTGAAGTAATTGAGATGAATGACACTATGAAGAACTCTGTCATAGAAACATCCAAGAAGATCGAAGGGGAATTGACACCTGCCACCTCTGGTCACCCTTCTTCAAGAAACATTTTTAATTCTTCTCCTCGGCTTACTGTCGGCTCCCCAAAACAAAAGAATTCTAGTAAGAATGACTAAGCCTCTCTTGCTTTAAGAACAAGAGGTTCACCAGACACTTATTAAAGTGGTGAGAAGCTTGGTTAAATCCCAGTTAAAGTTGGTTTTTGGTATAACTGTATTTGCAGGTACCAAAAAGGGATGATGTGCTGGAGCCATTTATGTGAGCATGATGGTAgtagaaaaagcaaacaaaagccaGGTTTTCATAAATCCATATTCTAGTGTTTCTTTAGGCAGATGCTGAGCTTACATCTGGGAAGCATAGTAAAATAATCACAACTGTCTTGATTCATATCTGATTTCTATACTGAACATTGTAAGCAAGCTTTGACCAAAGGAGGTTGCATTTCATTTGAACCAGTGTGATACTTAACAAAGTACCTTGTGAGGGCACCAGGGGTAGTCCTCATTTTGTAAATAGTTATCGCTTGTGTTCTAAAGTTGTTGATGCCAAGATTTActctaatatattttttaaaaaggggggaaaagttgTTTTGCAGCTTTTGAATAGCTGTATCTGaattatttttgaaaagcaaaagtatcacattatgaaaatatttaattCTTTAGTACTCAATGTTCTTGGTACAGGCAATTTTTAATTTGTGTGGAGGTTATGTTCCGGACTCCCATGCACATCAATGGAGCATGCATAAGCCTGTTCTGCTCCTGCCCCACCCTTTTTCATGACATCTTTGAGGTTTGGGGGCTACTTTAGTTTCAGGGCCATGTGGGTGATAGTGCGTCGTTCAGATAATCCTAAATTGATCGTTGCCTGTACTTTCTCTGGGAGCAAGCTAAAACCTAGGCACATCTGTTTCCCTTTTAAGTatgagcagagctgtcaaccttcttttttttgcattgggaaacagccatagctgtcaactttccctttttttgcaatgggaaacggtgctggaataagggaatttcccgcaaaaaagggaaagttgatagctatgagTATGAGTAAGCCCTAT
Above is a window of Lacerta agilis isolate rLacAgi1 chromosome 3, rLacAgi1.pri, whole genome shotgun sequence DNA encoding:
- the MFSD4B gene encoding sodium-dependent glucose transporter 1, yielding MAGAAERKKQVRFARLEEEDEGGGGGNRHEAESELMGAAAAAEPLGGSAARLALQPLVVVAEGGSGGGRRSRVGGGGGDSAAKREAAVAAAPRRALKWCTSAALCAAFLGLGMAIAILGPTFEDLAANVNKNVSQISYIFVGRSSGYFGGSLIGGILFDCMNAQLLLGFSMMGTALGLYVIPWCNKALLLTFMMSVIGFAMGVLDTGGNVLALDTWGAEAGPHMQALHFSFALGAFVAPILAKMALGGSTIDSPVLLGGHVDNQSVVNSLPAATPVLKLHLSLNFMWSYVVIGSYLLLVALFFLVLCLKSSPVRDRTKFSTQKYQIAKYHRAVICLLSVFFFWYVGAEVTYGSYIFTYAKTFAAMKEREAAGLNSLFWGSFAACRGLAICFAVCAYPGTMILLSVIGSTLSCLFLALFSTYPISLWLGTAVYGASMATIFPSGISWIEQYTTIQGKSAALFVMGAALGEMCIPAVVGFLQGHFPAIPVLMYSALGAAAMTSVLFPVMYKLATSPCDAKLKDAGDGELQEALLSHSHLEDNDDDDDDGREWNEVDFEVIEMNDTMKNSVIETSKKIEGELTPATSGHPSSRNIFNSSPRLTVGSPKQKNSSKND